One segment of Carya illinoinensis cultivar Pawnee chromosome 1, C.illinoinensisPawnee_v1, whole genome shotgun sequence DNA contains the following:
- the LOC122283175 gene encoding TATA-binding protein-associated factor 2N, translated as MSRPGDWNCRSCQHLNFQRRDSCQRCGDPKSGDRGDFGGFGGRGGSSFGFSTGSDVRPGDWYCTAGNCGAHNFASRSSCFKCGAFKDDSSGGYDSDIPRSRGFGIGSGAGGAGGAGGRSGWKSGDWICSRSGCNEHNFASRMECFRCNAPRDTY; from the exons ATGAGCCGGCCAGGAGACTGGAACTGCAGGTCATGCCAGCACCTCAACTTCCAGAGGCGTGACTCGTGCCAACGTTGCGGGGATCCTAAGTCCGGTGATAGAGGTGACTTCGGGGGATTTGGTGGGAGAGGTGGGTCTTCCTTTGGGTTCAGCACAGGCTCGGATGTCAGGCCAGGTGACTGGTACTGCACCGCCGGCAACTGTGGGGCGCACAACTTTGCTAGTCGGTCGAGCTGCTTCAAGTGTGGTGCATTTAAGGATGACTCATCTGGGGGCTACGACAGCGACATTCCCCGCTCAAGAGGTTTTGGTATTGGTAGTGGTGCTGGGGGTGCTGGCGGTGCTGGCGGTAGATCTGGTTGGAAATCTGGAGATTGGATTTGCAGCag GTCGGGATGCAATGAACACAACTTCGCTAGCAGAATGGAATGTTTCAGATGCAATGCCCCGAGGGACACATACTAG